The DNA window tttaaaagatctAAACACCTATTCCGAAAATATGGAACCAATTTGGCATTTTATCTAAAATGTTGACAAAATTAGTGAAAGAATACCAAATAGGTGGACTCATGACTAAATGAGTCTACTACTATTGGAATGCTAGTCCAATTTTTCATCATTACACTTTTAGGCTCTTTCTAAAAGATTTTAACTACCAAGTTGAAAATagcaacttaattaattaaccacCATTTACATTTATTTAGGCCTCCTAATACTTGACTTAACTCTATTACATTCCCCGTGGAATGCGCGTACCTAGTGACGTTTTGATTGCaaaacaatttcattttttttgtttctttttcatttgttttttcctttatggtttttatttatttattgaaatgtacaatatgtttgaaaaaaatattctgTTCAACGAAATGGTATTATTCTAATAGTTGAACACTTGAAGTCTTTCGtcgaaaaaaagaaaagaagtataGTTCAATTCTTTGATGTTTTGTGAGTAGAAGATCTTTTCAAAAGGAAGTTACATATTTAACcacttacaaaaaaaataaaataatatatatatatatatatatatataatagggaaaattgtatataatagcaaactattaattcaaattaaattctataaatatagtttgatttaattgtacctcatagcaaactgttgctatttcacctctctcctattgaatctcgctcgccactctcgttctctccctcccctctctcgttttttatacaaacgcaagtgtataaagtgcgtttgtgtttgtataaagcgagagaaaattgtatatatacatattttttcgttcccctctctcccctctcccagatctcgctcgccactctcccagatcttgctctctcactcgcctctctcactttatacaaaaaatgcaaattgcataaaatgcatttgtgtttgtataaagcgagagaaaattgtatatgtacatatattttcgttcccctctctcccctctcccaaatctcgctcaccactctctcagatctcgctctctcactttatacaaaaacgcaaatgtataaaatgcgtgaaaattgtatatatacatatattttcgttcccctctctcccctctcccagatctcgctcgctcactcgtctctctcactttatacaattgatctttttgtatatgtataccaaaacagattatacatctgctttcttttgtatatgtatagcgaatatacatatttatatttgctatggaacacaattatgcaaactttgttatagcatacaaatatgaattttgtgtttgctatatgtgaaagttgctctatatAATACGCATATGTATATATtcattaatatacaaaatatacacatttcccaaaataaatcttgaaaaatcttttggaacttttttttaaatttctgggtAAAACTTAAACCAAAATTCTCTATCagtttcaaaagttttattTCTAAGTGCCTCTTTAACATTCTCAAAGGGAAGGGAGGTTTGGTTATTacgaatattattttatttatatagccTTTTCAGAGgaataaatcaataatattaacTACTAATTTAGTAGGATCAAAATTGGGCTATTTGTGTAGTGGTCTCTTATGAGATGTACATTGAAACCTGCAGTTGTATGGCCAATTAGCCCATGGGCCTGTATAAATCATGGGCCAACCTCTTGGATGGgttgaaataagaaaagaacaaCTTTTAcgtatagcaaacataaaaatcatatttgtatgttataattatagtttgcataattgcgctccataacaaattttatgtttgctatggagcttttggtttgtataattcgctacaaacattcaattttatacaaattgttcagttttgtataaattcatttatacgttgtaatttgtataataagatctgtatttgtataattataagtgtataggacgaaaatatatgtatttgtatttgtatatacacttttctctcgctttatacaaacacaaacacattttatacattttataccgaaatgtataaaatggctaattgtataccgaaaatggctaattgtatatcgaatcagatggcaaaaaaaggggatgtttgctgcgaattacaattaaaataaactatggctataacatttaatttgaattaatagtttgttatttcatataattttcccAAAACGCAAACGAATTTGTATGCATAGGGAGAGAGACAAGCCATAGAGTTAgcatattcatatatatatatgtgattcacacttgaatataataaatctaaataaattaGATCTAATTTGACCTGCATGTTGCATGTATCTAACGATACAGAAGGTAATTTGTTAAAAACTACAACCCAAACGAATTTGCGTTATTTGctttttgaaataattgggTCAACGTCTTAGGGGATCTTTCTTTAATTATCTTTTTGTAAGATTCATTTCGTAGTTAGTTTAAATAATATCTTACATTATATTGTGTTCAATTACatctacaaaaataataattttgtaaaacTAATTACTGTGGGTatccttttaaaatattattaattacaaCCAATTTAAGATTAATAAACCTTACTCATCAGGCCTTTTGAATCTTGATAGGGCTTTCACACTTTAGAGTCTCTGATATGCATATAACATGTACGATATTAAGAGTAATTAATTTATATCACATTATCTTGTAAAGAccgttttaaaaaaattgatgttacttcaaaatttaaaaatgattttacaaTTTTTCATCTATCCTTGGTCATGTAAAGCTTTTATAGctacaaaaaaaagttatgacATATTTAATTAACATAACTATTATTTGTTGAAAGTCTTACTTTTAATGgaattatatcacataaattaaaatcacaaaattgcATTTTCCCTACTAAGTTATCGGATTTAGAGTTGAtggattctaaatttttaaaaaggcggtttattgtattttgaaacaaaattctTAACCTATATTCCTTGGAATGATTCTCCTGCCAAATATTGTTGCACTCGTATCTAATCCTTTCACCACTAATATCCAAtcttaacatatttttaaatagtCGGAGCAATAAAAATACGATAGTAAAACTCTAGTTGCGCTGACTAGAGACACCTTTATACATGGAAGTAAAAATGCAAATCTAGAATATAAAGCATCTCCTTAGATGCATTTGAAGAGGCAAATTAAGGGAATGGGGTTGTGGTTTCTTCTCAATAATATATGAGTATGCCCTAGCTCTTTTTCCTTGTTTTTCTCCAAGACAAGGTGGCCTAATATCAtgagtactttttatttttttgtgttgaaAAATGACAGCTTTATTATTCTCGTACACACATTTTTGCATGGATATTTTTCAGATTCAGTCTACATAAATAGAGTCACTAGTACATATACTATGCTTTTAGATAACGTGTCTTCTTGTTAGATATCTTAAATTGGGAGCCCCCAATCCCcccttttcttctctttttctctagTGCTCTGATTGGAACCTATTGGTTGTTCAAGTACAAAAATATATGTGGTCATAAATGTAATATTCCATTATCCCACTCTGGCTGCCAATTCAAAACTATATCTATATACATCGATCGTACAATTCCTAGATATTTGGTTACAATTGACATGGTACATATTTGCTTGGTAAATAAATGTGTGTTGTGCTTTTTGGATAATCACTCAAACATTCCATTTTATAATTTCTACTACAATTTTAACCTAAGTTTTCGAAGAATATCTTTGTAATAGGAAGTGTTTGACCTTATAATTTAGGAGAAAATTATGCGGataaacaaacatatattagttaattagctaataGTTGTACTTTGTATATGACAgctatacaaatacaattcacctctctccgttctctgccctctctcgctcgcctccctctctcaatctcactcgcctctctccttcctctcccaatctcgctagccagatatacaaatacatatgtataccagttacatacatacaattatttgacagatatatacatatatacaattcgGCAGATATACAAAGACAATTCATCTCTCTCCACTCCCTGCCCTCTCttgctcacctctctcctccctctctcaatctcgcttgcctctctcctccctttaacatgtagctacgaatcatAATTTACAAACTATAGGTATAAAGCCTAATTAAGTTATCTTTAGTAGCTATTTACGAAAGTTTCCCTTTAATTTATCCGGTGTATATTGATCAAAGTGAAGTGAGTTTCAGATTCCTAAAGCATCTAAAAGAGAGAATAATTTCTTCTATATAAtcactaaaaaaatatgttgggATAAGATAAGGGAAATGGAGACCGGTAAATAAATAAGTCAATCTGTGGAATATAATTATACTCGAATTCaactttttgagaatttttaaaCTGGCCCTAAAATTGTGGGTTGTCTTAATTAGTCTtgaatttgattattgttatcATTTATTCACGATCAAATCCATCGGTAGCCACCTAAAGTTGACACAaaatttcacttagacaccttaactagctaatgttcattttagacacctcaggTAGGATCTTACTGTGTCATTTTGATACTTTTCGCTGACATGAAATGATAAGTGTAATGCACCCAAAATCAGCGCGTGAATGGGCTCTTTTTCaggccaaaaaaataatatttaaaaggtCAAAACTATTCTTCTTACTCATTCTCTCCTCCACCACAAACCATCCATTCACCATCGCTGCCACCATCGCTATTAATacaatcaaattaatttttaaattttttcagtTCCGAAAATCACCACAACCATCGTCATCTTCTCATTCTTATTCTTTAGATCCAACAATTACAACTTTTATTGCAATCTTTCAAGTTCAGTGCTACACACCATTGTACATCTATCACACCCATCAAGTTCATATATGCATATATTCATTCTAAATGGGAGGGACTACGTATATGTGCtccttttatagttttattctttttggaGGCATTGTAATATTAGATACACAATTAAAAAGCATGAAATTGATAACATACAAATAAatctacaacaacaaaaaaaatggaaatctgaatttaataaaaaccccaaaaagaaaaaaagcaaaagaagaaattaGGGGTAAAGAGGAGGCGCCGGAAAAGTTTGGAAGAATGAGGAAGAAGGGGTGGGATATAGTTTGGTGGGGTTTTAGAAACTAAatgcttttatttattatttttgactgaaaattaatttttccttataatgtatttttaaagtattattttgtACTTAAATATCACGTGTCTTTCCTTAATTAACCATTACATTACGTTATTCACGAGTGTGTTACACGCACAGTGTAATTTTAGCGGGTTAtcaaaaaagtgtcaaaatgacactaCGAGATCCTatatgaggtgtctaaaatgaacatcgtccagttgaggtgtctaagtgaaacttCGTGCCAACTTTAGGGGGTCACCGATGAGTTTGGCCTTTATTCACAGAAGCGAGGATTGATATACAAGAAACCTTTAAGAGAaaagtttcaagtattttaaTTTGGTCAATAGTTTAAGAAAATTGGGAGATTGAACATAATGCTACACATAATTTTACAATGGAAAGTATGAAATGGAGACTCACATTCAATGATTTGTGTGATAAAAATATGTCACTAAACTGAAAGGTAAGTTTAATATGGTGTTTGTTAGATTGGTCATGTTGTACAGAGCGGAATGTTGATTGGTCAATAACTCGTACGTACGTTCAAAAGATGAAAGTATCAATAATGAGGTGTTGAGATGGATTAGTGGGCATATTCGGAGATATAGGTTAAGGAACACTATGATATTCAAATAATGTAAGAGTGACCTTCGTGGTGGAAAAGATGAGGGAGGTGAGACTAAAATATAGATGCATCAATGAGGACTAGGTGTGAGAGATTGACTATTGTGGATGTGAGGAATAGAGATATGCCGAAAAATTATTGGAGAGCGGAGATATACACATTCTTACGAGGAAGTAGGAAGGACACCATGTTGCTTAGACTAGTCTCCTGAGTCCTTTTATAATGACCTTAATTatgtttattaaataagtaaatcttttgttaccaattttttttttataaaaaaaatcacataatgATATATAGGAGTAGTATATTAATGTTAGAATTGAAGCACATAGGTAGGTGTGGGtacaattaataataaagtTTTTCTAAGAGAGAATCTGTAGTACCTAGGAGGAGTACTCATAAATAGATAGGAACGGAGAATCAAATCTGGAGGAATTTGTGGAAACAAATGAAGTATGAGACTTAAGCTGCACTTGACTGTACACagtcaaaaaagaaaatctgAACATGTCATTTCGAGAGTTTTTGGATTTAGTTTaacatatttataaaaataaataaataaagtcgTATGATGGTAAATCCTCTATTCCAATTTGCTATAAGATTTATGCATTTTATCTTAAAAGTTTAATCTCAAGTtactatatttaaaatttatgaagtaataatcataataattaatagtaagTAACCCCACGATATATAATACGAGTAACAGTTAAGAAATGATAAACTGAAAAATAGAGATGATCTTATTGTATCATAAGTCTTGGTCAAGAAATACATATTTCATAATATCGAATTTTTATAGGAGAATTTTGTGACGATAGAAAATCATAATGATTTCCCGTCAAATTAAGGTAAAAATTGTCTTGATCAAGACTGCTTGTTTGTATTTAATTCACTTAAAATgtaatttaagaaataattacTTTGTAATACAGAAATCATATTTGGAACAATAATATCCAAGTTATAAAATCTTAAAATGTGTTGGAGTTCAGAAATGAATTGAAACTGCAGTAAGACTTGATGGAGTTTCGACTATTTGCCTAATTTTCTGTTAATCAAGATGTGAAAAAGTTGACGATGgagaaggaaaaatatataGACAAGAAAATTAAACATGTAGTGGTACATCACAAAACACACATAGATATCTACTAATAGTCTTAATTAGGTCAAACATTAACTGAAGAGGCTGAAcaacaatattatatattaaaaaagcatatagtagtagtagttgtCCGTCCACTAATTAATTGTAGATATGGGATGGAGCATAAATGGATATATCAACGCCTTCTAGCGGCAGTTTCCCTCtggcaattgaagaaaacagCAGCAACTGGTGAGCCAAGTTCATTTTCTTCTGAGAATTTTCGACTACTAAATTGATCTCTCGACACTGGTGCACTTGATATTGTTTGCCTTTTCTTCTGCTTAAACAGCAAAAATACAAACCTGTGGATTCCAATATTTGGCCTTGGCATTTCATACCCAACCACTTCTCTtcctaaaacatatatatatagatattataAACAACTTTTTATTATACAACACTACTTTCACTATCAATTAATCTCcaatttgtttgaaaaaataatattgtacaATCATGTCGAAagataatatacatatatatatttctggaataattttactaatttttttaatgcatGCTTACGTGTAAAAAGAGAAACCAATTGtaagtatattttttcatataggACCGGAATTAGGAGGTAAacactttatttctttttgttgtttatttttattattaataggatataaataattaagaatCAATACCTGATCCTATCACCACCAggaaattataatatatttttctactaataatataaagaaaatatgtaGTGCTTTCTTAGTTTTAATTTGTTAGTCTTTTTGGaatagagttaaaaaaaaagtaatatatttttgaatcttgatatcttacactaaaaaaaattgtactaaaatatcatttaatctTATTATCTTAAACATATCatataaaaactgaaattaaagacttatgaaaaaggaaatataatttattcttTTGTAGTATTTATTAAtggcaaataaaaataaagtattattttgaatttagggGTTAAGGATACATACCAAAAGAGCAATCTGTAGTTCCTGGAATGTCTGTGACAATCCTGTAAAGATGGTCAAATCCTCTTTTCAGTTACTTATTTGTCAACTACCAATATTGAACAAAATATGTCACTTTGATTCTATCATATTAAATCTGAGTACGTTTTTTCCGTTACACATAATAATATCACCATTTTTCAGTCTTCTTTTTTGGTATATAACATATAAGGAGAACAAGTAGTAACTAATTTAGTACAATTAttggacattttttttaattttccagTCTAATCAAATGCCACAAAAACTGTCCGACAACTTCTTTGTATGGTATATGAGTACATGTGAGTTTTCTGGTAAAGTTTCCAAATTTAAGGATTTCTAACTCAAgattattatacaaatttataaACATCGGTATATTGACTAACATTTTTCAAGTTAATTAATAATACTCCTAGTACATATTATTCAAGTTCAATAGTAAGTACATGTTCCTCATCTTTATTGTagtattgaatatataaatatgattatCTGTTTTTCTAAAGtgacacttattttgaaacGATTGGAGAGTACAAATACTCCTGTATAATGATCATGTCATTTCCCCTTCCAATTAGTAAACGATTGAAGACAAAATTGACTGAGTTAGTTTATAGGCATATGTCTATACCAGTGTAGATGTTCCCTGAGATATGGATCACTAGGACCAGGAACATCTGGATCTATCATGACCTGTCAAATAATGTACAAAAGAAAAGGAGAGGtcaaatattcatattcataaataataGAAGAGAAATGTACTCCTCATATCATATTGTCCGTCCCAATTTATTCGACACTACTTAGCTGACCGTTCAAGAaagataagattttttttaaaaaaaagttatggtcttaaataatttttaaactatGAACCGTCTCATTAAGTTAAAACAGAAAGAGTGtgacataaattaggacaaagagACAGAGTAAATTAAAAGTAGCGAAGATTAATACCAGTGTGAAGAAGGATCTGAGATCACCACCATGAACTTCAACCCTAGGTTTAGAAGTTACTGAGGAAGGAAAGAATTCATGACCATTATAGAcatgtttgttgttgttataaaCAACAGACATCTTAACACTTGGACAGAAATTATCAACAACTTCACCAATCACTCTACCAATCACAAGGGGTTCACACATTTTGgaagcaatatatatatatagttattataattataagaaacaaaacaaaatctatttaaagaGTTGTAGTTGTTTGTTGGTGGAGAAAAGAAGAGCAAAATACCAATATTTATAGTGGCCCTAAGATCATTAGAGAGTCAGATGGGATAGGGACTAAAATATTGATAGTTCAAAAAATGGGGaaccaaattaaataaatgaaaagcaCAAAAAGGTTATTCTCTTCCCGTGCTACAAAATTATAAAGTCATAGCTTAATTAGCAGCTAGAGAAAGAATATGTgttctattttatttgtgtttgccccataaaaaaaaaagtactcccTCTATCCTCAAAAGATTATGTGTGTTcgatatgaagaaaaaatattgtatacAAAAATATAGTCTATATAAATACTATGAAAGGTGAGAACATGTGTACTGGGATGATTGTAGGGTTGAAGATTAGGTAtgttgaagaatgaaaaagacaCGATCATATGGAATAACACTCATGAGACTTGTTTTTCATACTTTCATTTAGGCAGTTATTTTCCTTACTTTAAAGCAACTTGTTTATCTAGggagaaaaaaattcaatatttttaaccAATCTTTCCTCACGAGATGAATAGTTTCCTTATAAGACTTGAATATTTCTCCTCCCGTTCGAGCTATTTTATGGAATTGagtcaaatttgaaatttatttctttagcATTTTTATCTTAAAGAAAGTTCAAAAATGTTATTCCAAACACAATTAGTAAAAAGAGTTATATTTGAGAATTGGCTATAAACTTAATCGTATATATGTCCCTGAAAAAAGTTAGATAATACAGTTGTCCCTCAAAACAAAATTAGCCATCTTTTGTCATTtgtaattgtatattatactaataaatatgtatatctaCTCGAACGTTACGCCAATGGTGAAGACAGAAACCATACTTTATATTAGTGAAAATGTTATATAGTACAAATTAGACTAAATGTTGTACTACCAATTTATGTGAATGTGGAGTTAAATGTAATGGTAAATACTAGGGGTGTGCACTTGGATTAAATcaaaaaaccaaatcaaattaaatcaaattttaatttgaattggttttttggatttttggtttggttttgaatttataatttactttgtttggttttttagtttggttttgaatttagaaaaatgaaaatcgaaaaatcaaaaaaactgaattttatatatatatatatatatatatatatatatatatatatatagagagagagagagagagagagagagagagagagagagaattacgttggagttaaccacttttgtccctttttagttattttcattatggtttagtttattttttatgtttggacATCTATACTATAATTGATATACttttaagtattgtgttttacgttttacttgtgatttatattaaaaagtatatttaagaaattcaatataatatatatatatatatatatatatatatatatattcaaattgcaaatataactttgttatgtttctaattattgacataaccgattAACCAAACTGAAAAACCCCAAACCAAAACGataaaaaccaaaccaaaccaaatttattttggttcggattgggttacacttcttcaaaatcaaaatccaaaaaaccCAAACCGAATAgtataaaaccaaaccaaaaaaccgaatgcacaccgCTAGTAAATACAAACTAAATATTGTACTAATTAGTTACTGTAACATTTTATGTCGGGATTATTTTCCACATATCGAAAACCAAACTACCCTGGACTATTAGAAGAAAATGTATGTCCCTATACAATTAACCCTCAAACAGGAATTGCTGTTCAAgggtaaaatttaattttggggAAACACATAATTAATTGACTATTt is part of the Solanum stenotomum isolate F172 chromosome 8, ASM1918654v1, whole genome shotgun sequence genome and encodes:
- the LOC125873379 gene encoding protein SELF-PRUNING; the encoded protein is MCEPLVIGRVIGEVVDNFCPSVKMSVVYNNNKHVYNGHEFFPSSVTSKPRVEVHGGDLRSFFTLVMIDPDVPGPSDPYLREHLHWIVTDIPGTTDCSFGREVVGYEMPRPNIGIHRFVFLLFKQKKRQTISSAPVSRDQFSSRKFSEENELGSPVAAVFFNCQRETAARRR